A window of the Halichoerus grypus chromosome 2, mHalGry1.hap1.1, whole genome shotgun sequence genome harbors these coding sequences:
- the ZNF475 gene encoding zinc finger protein 475, whose amino-acid sequence MIRRPPTVICYICGREYGTKSIAIHEPQCLKKWHNENNLLPKELRRSEPKKPEVRTITAKGFYDLDALNEAAWTSALSQLVPCNICGRTFLPDRLIVHQRSCKPKAAK is encoded by the exons ATGATAAGGCGTCCACCAACAGTTATCTGCTACATTTGTGGTCGTGAATATGGAACAAAATCTATTGCCATCCATGAACCACAATGTCTGAAAAAGTGGCATAATGAAAACAACTTGTTACCTAAAGAGTTAAGGAGATCAGAACCTAAAAAACCAGAAGTCAGGACCATCACAG CCAAAGGCTTCTACGATCTCGATGCCTTAAATGAAGCTGCTTGGACCAGCGCCCTGAGCCAGCTGGTTCCCTGTAATATTTGTGGGCGTACCTTCCTGCCAGACAGACTGATTGTTCACCAACGATCCTGTAAACCAAAAGCCGCCAAGTAA